Genomic DNA from Armatimonadota bacterium:
CCCCGATGGGAGTATACTATCTCCGTGCTGCCGCCAGGGTGCTTTGTTCTGGAGGAATCGAATGCGGAATCTCAACCTGGACAAATACCGGAAGACTCTTGAGTGTGAGCGAGATCGTCTCGAGAAAGAGACCGGGCTCATCGAGGAACGCATCAGCGACGGTGATACCGCATTCGGCCAGAGCGAACTTGCGGACTACGACAACCATCCCGGCGACATGGGGACCGAGGCCTTCGAGAAGGTCAAGGACCTGGCGTTGCGGGACAACCTGAGGGATCTGCTTGCCAAAGTGGAAGACGCGCTGAAGAAGATCGAGAAGGGCACCTACGGTGAGTGCGACCGCTGTGGGCGGGAGATATCGTCCGGCAGGCTCAACGCTGTCCCGTGGGCGCTCTACTGTGTGGACTGTCAGGACGCCATCGAGTGAAGCTGACGGCAACGCGGATCTACATCATCTCTCTGATCGTCGCGGCACTCGATCAGGCCTCCAAGCTGTTCGTGTCGTCGAAGATGCAGCACGGGGATTCGGTGTCCGCCGGGCCGTTGCATGTCACTGTCGTCCACAACACCGGCGGCGCATTCGGCCTCTTCCAGTCCGGCGCGGCGCTGCTCGCCATAGTCTCGCTTGCCGTCGTCGTCGTCATCGTCGCGTACAGCCGCCGGGTCGGCTCGTTCAGCGGTCTAGTCGGGACCGCTCTTGGATTGGAACTGGGCGGCGCTGCCGGAAACCTCGCTGACAGGCTGCGTCTCGGGTACGTCCTGGACTTCATAGATCTGCGAGTCTGGCCGGTCTTCAACGTCGCCGATGCGGCAATCACCATTGGGATAGTGTTGTTCGCCGCGCATCTCATTCTCTCCGGGAAACAGACCTGCCGGGAAGATGGCGATACTCCTCCAGAGCCCACAGAGAGGTAAGCATTGCATTCGGTTCTGTTCAAGATAGGCCCGATCCCGATCCGAGCTTACGGCCTCATGCTGTGGCTCGCCCTTGTCGTCGGGCTCTTGCGGACGCTCAGGGCGTCAAAGCGCAGCGGCATCTCCGCGGATCAGGTGATTGATATCTCCCTCTATGCCCTGCTCGCGGGGATAGTGCTCGCCCACCTGACCTCGATTCTGCTTGAGCTGCCGTACTACCTGCGCTACCCATCGGAGATCAGGGGGCTCTGGAGTGGGATGCTCTCGGATCAGGGGGGTCTCCGCGGCCTCTCCTTCCACGGTGGGTTCGCGGGCGGGCTGCTGGCGGGATGGCTATATTCTCGCCGCAAAGGGCTCTCGTTCCCGGATGTTGCAGATCTCTTCTCTCCCGGGCTTGCGCTCGGCTACGGAATCGCGCGGATCGGGTGCTTCCTCAACGGATGCTGCTACGGCTTGCCGACGAGCGTCCCGTGGGCGGTGCGTTTCGTCACCGACCCTGTGACGCATGCGCTCACGGTTCCGAGCCACCCGACCCAGATATACTCGATGCTCGCCAGCTTCGCGATCTTCGGCATCCTGGTCTGGATCGAAAGGCGGCGGCGGTTCGGCGGGCAGGTCTTCTTCAGTTACGTTGCGCTGTACTCGGTCTATCGCTTCCTAGTCGAGTTCCTGCGCAAGGGTGTCACTGCCGAAGTCGCGTTTGCCGGCCTGACCGAGGCTCAGGTTGCGAGCGTCATAATGTTTGCCGCCGCGACTGCCTACCTCTACGTCCGCTTCCGAGGCCTCCGGAGGAACTGACCATGCCGGAGATGACCGTATCGCCCGACGACTCCGGCCGCCTCGACGCGTTCCTCGTGGGTAGAGCGCCGGAGATCACCCGCTCGACTTTTCAGAGACTGATAGAGGAAGGGCGCGTGACCGTCAACGGCTCGCCCGAGAAGGCATCATACAAGGTGAGGTCGGGCGATGTCATCGCTTACTCCGTGCCTGCGCCGAAACCGGCACACGCTCAACCGCAGGATATTCCGCTGGACATCGTCTACGAGGACGAAGAACTCATCGTCATCAACAAGCCGAAAGGCATGGTCGTGCATCCGGCTCCCGGTTCGAGGGATGGAACGCTCGTGAACGCCCTCCTTGCCCACTGCAAGGGCCTGGCGTCGGTCGGCGGCGTCGAGCGTCCGGGGATCGTTCACAGGCTCGACAAGGATACCTCGGGCGTTATGGTGGTAGCCAAGAGCGACCCATCGTACCAGAGCCTGCAGAAGCAGATTCAGTCGCGAAGGGCCGAGCGGCGGTACGTCGTTCTCGTTTGGGGCGATCCCAAATGGACGGACGCCGTCGTAGACGCCTCGATCGGACGCCACCCGTCGGACCGGAAGAAGATGGCGGTTATCGAGTCTGCGGCGCACAGGTCGCGAGTGGCCGTCACCGAACTGCACGTGGCCGAGCGGTTCGGCACGATCGCTCTTGTCGAGGCGAGACTCCAGACGGGGCGCACGCATCAGGTGCGCGTCCACTGCGCCTACGCAAAGCATCCTGTCGTCGGCGATCCCGTCTACTCAGGCAATCGGCGGCTGGAGTCCGGCTGCGGGGAGTTCGTACGGGAGATCAACCGGCTGATCGGTGAGTTGCATGGGCAGGCGCTTCACGCGTTCCGGCTCAGCTTCGATCACCCGCGCACCGGCGCGCCGATGGAGTTCACCGCTCCCGTGCCGAATGACATGCAGGCGCTGGTGGACCGCCTTCGCGCCGGGTCAATAGTCCTGTAGCGACCGTGCCGGCCAGTATCAGCGAAGGAGATCGTAAGTGGCTCCCATTCCGGTCAAGATCGGTGATATCGCCACCATGAGAAAGCCTCATCCGTGCGGAAGCTTCGAATGGCAGGTTACGCGTATCGGCGCGGACATCGGCATGAAGTGCCTGAAATGCGGCCGGAGGGTGATGCTCGTCCGGAGCGAGTTCGAGCGCCGTCTCAAGAACCTGAGCAGCCACGACATACCGTGACTGATGACTGACAACTGATAATTGATAACTCTCGCCCGTTGACACTTCCTGCGCGATCTGATAC
This window encodes:
- a CDS encoding RluA family pseudouridine synthase, whose translation is MPEMTVSPDDSGRLDAFLVGRAPEITRSTFQRLIEEGRVTVNGSPEKASYKVRSGDVIAYSVPAPKPAHAQPQDIPLDIVYEDEELIVINKPKGMVVHPAPGSRDGTLVNALLAHCKGLASVGGVERPGIVHRLDKDTSGVMVVAKSDPSYQSLQKQIQSRRAERRYVVLVWGDPKWTDAVVDASIGRHPSDRKKMAVIESAAHRSRVAVTELHVAERFGTIALVEARLQTGRTHQVRVHCAYAKHPVVGDPVYSGNRRLESGCGEFVREINRLIGELHGQALHAFRLSFDHPRTGAPMEFTAPVPNDMQALVDRLRAGSIVL
- a CDS encoding TraR/DksA C4-type zinc finger protein; translation: MRNLNLDKYRKTLECERDRLEKETGLIEERISDGDTAFGQSELADYDNHPGDMGTEAFEKVKDLALRDNLRDLLAKVEDALKKIEKGTYGECDRCGREISSGRLNAVPWALYCVDCQDAIE
- the lgt gene encoding prolipoprotein diacylglyceryl transferase; protein product: MHSVLFKIGPIPIRAYGLMLWLALVVGLLRTLRASKRSGISADQVIDISLYALLAGIVLAHLTSILLELPYYLRYPSEIRGLWSGMLSDQGGLRGLSFHGGFAGGLLAGWLYSRRKGLSFPDVADLFSPGLALGYGIARIGCFLNGCCYGLPTSVPWAVRFVTDPVTHALTVPSHPTQIYSMLASFAIFGILVWIERRRRFGGQVFFSYVALYSVYRFLVEFLRKGVTAEVAFAGLTEAQVASVIMFAAATAYLYVRFRGLRRN
- the lspA gene encoding signal peptidase II; this encodes MKLTATRIYIISLIVAALDQASKLFVSSKMQHGDSVSAGPLHVTVVHNTGGAFGLFQSGAALLAIVSLAVVVVIVAYSRRVGSFSGLVGTALGLELGGAAGNLADRLRLGYVLDFIDLRVWPVFNVADAAITIGIVLFAAHLILSGKQTCREDGDTPPEPTER
- a CDS encoding DUF951 domain-containing protein yields the protein MAPIPVKIGDIATMRKPHPCGSFEWQVTRIGADIGMKCLKCGRRVMLVRSEFERRLKNLSSHDIP